The Apium graveolens cultivar Ventura chromosome 10, ASM990537v1, whole genome shotgun sequence nucleotide sequence GTTCTGTGCAGTAAATTTCAAATTTATTCTTTGCATGTATTTAGGTTGCTTGTGTAGCTGATGAACCAGGGGGAAGCATTCTTGAAGCTCTGGAAGCTGCTGAAAAGATTAATACTAATGATGGCTCAAGATGTGCTATAGCGATTGATCCTGGTTTTTTATTTTCGCAAGGACATGAGAAGACTGCATGTTTGGGGACCACCAGTGGAAATCCTGAAATTGAACATAGAGAGACACATGTGAGGGAGGTGAAAGAAGTGTTTGATAGAAGAGATTGTGGAGTAAGTGTATTAATTTGTCTTAGTTATATTTCCCTTCTCATTAGATCTTATACTACTATGTTTTACGAACAGTTTGGTGCTTTAGGATATGGCAGCAGAGATAGTTAAGCATGGAGACTCAACTAAAGCTGCTGAAACAGCGCCATCATTGAAACCAGGATCAGTGAAAAAGGTGGATAATTTAATGTTACGAGTGTTTCTTGTGAGTTGAAGTTTGAGGATCATATAATAGTGAAAGTAATATTGAGTGCTTTCTGAGTTCTAAACCTTGGTGATGTTTTTGTTCAACAGAGAAAACCTAGATATTTTGATTTCCCAAATAGCAGTTTGGGCGAAGATGCTCACAAAGCACGAAAGCGTACTAAGGCGAGAAGAAAAAAACCATGCTATCTATGTGGAGGTTTCAGGCATACTGCAAAGCATTGCATCCAGGTATCTTAGCACATGTAATTTTCTTTTCAATGTATGCTTATAGGATCTGAGTTACCATAGTGGCTCGTTCTGGATCCAATGATATCCCTCCACTTATTTCGATGTAGCACACTTCACATGATTTAGTTTTAATAATCCACTGAGGTAGAAGTGAACATAGCAAAAGTATGTGTAAATTGTAGCTGTGACTTGTGAGGGGTCAGGTTTCTGCACTTCTTTTAGCAAAGTTGCATATTTTTTGTTCAGATTTTAGCCAGGTAGCAATCTTGCAGAAAAGTCCACCCACCCCTCAAATCCAATAATAATTTAATCtgatataattaataaaaaaataattttttgattgtATCCTTGGCATAGTTTCAGAGTCCTGTACTGGTTGTATGATAGTACTCGTTTAACTCCAATAACAATGACATATGGGAACTTCTTGCTATTACGTAGTCCAAATTATAAATGTGAGAATAAAGTAAAAACTAAAATATATAGGCCAAACCCATCTCGAGTTCAACCATCATAGTAAGGAGAATTTATTGCGATAAGCATATTCTTGGTTTACCTATAAATTTTACAAGGAGTCAATTACTATATAGAACTGTCAAGTGGAGAAATATTGTTAATGCAAATGCAATCCATCAATCTAATCTAAAGATCCTTTTTCCTTCACTGAAATTTGTTCAGGGCCGTGAATGCTTCAAATGTGGAGGAAGAGGTCACCTTGCTAGAGATTGCCTTGAAGAATCATCGAGCAATAACATTTTAGATTTCTGTTTGAGATGTGGAAATTTAGGCCATCATATGTTTGTATGTCAAAGTGACTATTCTTCTGAAGATCTCAAGGTCAGGGTTCTAGATAGTAGATTATTTTGTACTTCCCGAACAGTTGAACTTTCCTGAACTCTTTGAAACCCCCTTTTTGAACAGCTGTGTTCTTTGTCAACAGGCTATAAAATGTTATGTTTGCAAGGAATTTGGGCACCTCTGCTGCGATGGCTTTAAGTACGAGGGTCAGGCATTAGCATCTTGTTACAAGTGCGGGCAAAGTGGCCATCTGGGTTTTGTAAGTCATTTTTCTTTATGTAAACTTCACTACATATATATTGTTTATGTGTTGTTGATCTATAATAATGACAATCTGAAACTGCTTGCTTAGGAATGCATTAGACAAGAAAAGTGCACCAGATGCTCGCTAGCCAAAACTTTCTACGATCATGAAGTAAAAGGCCACTTTGCAGGAAAGAACAGAGAACATAACAAGGTTTTTAATTGATTGGAACAAACTCAAcatttgatttaattaatatTCATCTTTTACATCTGTAGGCTTTTATATAAAGTGTACAATTAAATTATACAAGTAATTGGTTTTATGCAGGCTGGAAAGTGTACCTATGAATCAACAACCATTGAAAGATCTTTTTCAGATAATGAAATTATTCCAAACTTCGCCCATGCACCTCTTTAACCTGGTCAAGTCGGACCTAGTAATCAAGGCCAAAGGCAAGAATATATTATGTCTCCAGTGTCTCAACTTAAAAATTAACTTAGTTAACGTTGTGACATCTTGGTCGTAGGAGATAGGAGTTCAAACATTGTGAATACGGTTTTCAGAGATATGTTTTATTTGTAAACAGTATATCTGCAAGAGCAGATGTAAATCATGTAATATTAT carries:
- the LOC141690283 gene encoding uncharacterized protein LOC141690283 isoform X5: MKDLESDAKILNGLDITPEDKASMHVINVALPDTSEAQSGDCSKVVEECNNGEKTNKGARSDGGINRDNYVYRTKAEEYRMIAIAGISPQLSARLASEDRMKKSTKIIEKKALEKTELFSNAPTDVKESSEVQKKNCIEGVVEVTKGDRVKSVVYKYQTKAKEYIMHADFSNCSQGVTLFACEATNMDNRKSKVVKGPEDNQNSAVACVADEPGGSILEALEAAEKINTNDGSRCAIAIDPGFLFSQGHEKTACLGTTSGNPEIEHRETHVREVKEVFDRRDCGDMAAEIVKHGDSTKAAETAPSLKPGSVKKRKPRYFDFPNSSLGEDAHKARKRTKARRKKPCYLCGGFRHTAKHCIQGRECFKCGGRGHLARDCLEESSSNNILDFCLRCGNLGHHMFVCQSDYSSEDLKAIKCYVCKEFGHLCCDGFKYEGQALASCYKCGQSGHLGFECIRQEKCTRCSLAKTFYDHEVKGHFAGKNREHNKAGKCTYESTTIERSFSDNEIIPNFAHAPL